One segment of Proteus appendicitidis DNA contains the following:
- a CDS encoding fimbria/pilus outer membrane usher protein, which yields MSSYILKTIIISASATLFLVTPYTYAENITGIENNKWLPNGTPSLSPNTSPLLQNSTDSSTENNSSSHTNSSLSFNPIFMNTSQGDIDISRFDKENTFLPGTWNVEIYVNSQFMARTPVTFKDMKNGQVSPCLTKDIIDLIGFKSDKIPPLLKSALELHECIALTDFVPSTEVNYDHSVQRLTINTPQALVGYKPRGYVNPSLWDRGINALLVSYNANYFMSRSNGTNYKSAFVGVNGNLNLGTWSFHHTGNYSWNEQNGHDYTSTYNYLQRIITTIKGVVQVGDVLTTGQLFDSQPLRGIQLFSDEKMLPDSQRGFAPTIRGVAKSNARVIIRQDGQVIHEIAVPPGPFEIDDLYPSGYGGNLDVTIQESDGSQQNFRVYYASVVQLLRPGQHNYTVAAGHLNSSAVDYDPTLYQATYRRGLTNLITGYAGIQSTGADYYALQAGLALSTPLGAFSADITQARLHLNTTSSKVNNGQSYQISYSKFIQDTNSNLTIAAYKFNTEKFYDYSSAVQAINEERHGRSINNIWRPKSRFNVTIDQGLPEGWGTFYVSGFTQNYWNNDTTDLQYQMGYNNRWKRLSYGLNVGQARNSDGKKETSFELNFILPLYDLSVDHMPTLTAALTRNGRGDVGERIGISGSAGENNRYNYGITAMNTNHGIGSSMTLNGSAKTNYTNLTANYGLGEHYQNGSIGASGSLIGWSGGVVATPYQGNTFAVVEADGAKGAKVSGYPGIEIDGFGHAAVPYLTPYQMNDITINPKGMSNNIELQNTQVRIAPFEGAITKVAFETDKGMPLLITIQRNNGPIPFGSVAYDEQNSEVGSIGQGGLLYARVKNPSGRLTIKWGPGEIQQCTINYSAPAQDKDNQSSFVQLTSVCGE from the coding sequence ATGAGCAGTTATATTTTAAAAACTATTATAATATCTGCTAGTGCTACTTTATTTTTAGTAACACCTTATACTTATGCAGAAAATATAACAGGGATCGAAAATAATAAATGGCTACCTAATGGTACTCCTTCATTATCACCCAATACGTCGCCTTTATTACAAAATAGTACTGACTCATCAACAGAGAATAATAGCTCTTCTCATACAAATAGCTCACTCTCATTTAACCCTATTTTTATGAATACTTCTCAAGGTGATATTGATATCAGTCGCTTTGATAAAGAAAATACCTTCTTGCCTGGTACATGGAATGTTGAGATCTATGTCAATAGCCAATTTATGGCAAGAACGCCAGTCACTTTTAAAGATATGAAAAATGGTCAAGTATCACCTTGTTTAACTAAAGATATTATCGACTTAATTGGCTTTAAAAGTGACAAAATCCCCCCCTTATTAAAAAGCGCACTAGAATTACATGAGTGTATTGCACTAACCGATTTTGTCCCCTCGACGGAAGTAAACTATGACCATTCAGTTCAACGTTTAACGATTAATACACCACAGGCTCTTGTTGGTTATAAACCTCGTGGTTATGTAAATCCTTCACTCTGGGATCGAGGCATAAATGCATTATTAGTGAGCTATAACGCAAACTATTTTATGTCTCGTAGCAATGGAACGAATTACAAATCTGCTTTCGTTGGTGTTAATGGCAATCTTAATTTAGGTACATGGAGTTTCCATCATACTGGCAACTATTCATGGAATGAACAGAACGGCCATGACTACACATCAACTTATAATTATCTACAACGCATTATCACGACAATAAAAGGTGTGGTTCAAGTTGGTGATGTCCTTACGACAGGGCAACTTTTTGATTCTCAACCATTAAGAGGGATCCAGCTCTTTAGTGATGAGAAAATGTTACCTGACTCTCAACGTGGCTTTGCGCCAACGATCCGTGGGGTCGCAAAATCCAATGCGCGAGTTATTATTCGCCAAGATGGGCAAGTGATCCATGAGATTGCCGTTCCACCAGGCCCATTTGAAATTGATGACCTTTACCCATCAGGATATGGTGGTAACTTGGATGTCACCATCCAAGAGTCTGACGGTTCACAGCAGAATTTTAGAGTCTATTATGCTTCTGTTGTACAGTTACTGCGCCCTGGGCAACATAACTATACCGTGGCAGCCGGTCATTTAAATTCATCAGCAGTGGATTATGATCCAACCTTATATCAAGCTACCTATCGTCGTGGATTAACTAACTTGATAACGGGTTACGCTGGTATACAGAGTACTGGTGCAGATTATTATGCACTTCAAGCGGGTTTAGCATTAAGTACGCCATTAGGGGCATTTTCTGCTGACATCACCCAAGCACGCTTACACTTAAATACAACATCATCAAAAGTGAATAACGGGCAAAGTTATCAAATCAGTTACAGTAAATTCATTCAAGATACTAATAGTAACCTGACAATTGCCGCTTATAAATTTAATACCGAAAAATTCTATGACTATAGCTCTGCCGTTCAAGCAATAAATGAAGAACGACACGGTCGAAGTATCAACAATATTTGGCGTCCTAAAAGTCGCTTTAACGTCACGATTGATCAAGGTTTACCTGAAGGTTGGGGAACATTCTATGTTAGTGGATTTACACAAAACTACTGGAATAACGATACCACTGACTTGCAATATCAAATGGGTTATAACAATCGCTGGAAGCGCCTCTCCTATGGCTTAAACGTCGGTCAAGCACGTAATTCGGATGGTAAAAAAGAGACATCTTTTGAATTGAACTTTATTTTACCACTCTACGATTTAAGTGTTGATCATATGCCAACCTTAACCGCAGCTCTAACTCGTAATGGCCGAGGTGACGTAGGTGAGCGTATCGGGATCTCAGGATCTGCGGGTGAAAATAACCGTTATAACTATGGCATAACTGCAATGAATACTAACCATGGAATTGGCTCTAGTATGACCTTAAACGGTAGTGCAAAAACTAACTATACCAACTTAACAGCAAACTATGGCTTAGGTGAGCATTATCAAAATGGTTCGATTGGTGCTAGCGGTTCATTAATTGGCTGGTCTGGTGGTGTAGTTGCAACTCCTTATCAAGGTAATACTTTTGCTGTAGTTGAAGCCGATGGTGCTAAAGGTGCTAAAGTCAGTGGCTATCCGGGCATTGAAATCGATGGCTTTGGCCATGCTGCTGTACCTTATTTAACCCCATATCAAATGAATGACATCACGATTAACCCGAAAGGAATGTCAAATAATATCGAGCTACAAAATACACAAGTGCGTATTGCACCATTCGAAGGAGCAATTACTAAAGTTGCCTTTGAAACTGACAAAGGTATGCCATTGTTGATTACTATTCAAAGAAATAATGGACCAATTCCATTTGGTAGTGTCGCTTACGATGAACAGAACAGTGAAGTGGGTAGCATTGGTCAGGGAGGGCTTCTCTACGCCCGCGTTAAAAATCCATCAGGTCGTTTAACCATTAAGTGGGGACCGGGTGAAATCCAGCAATGTACCATTAACTATAGTGCACCAGCACAAGATAAAGATAATCAAAGTAGTTTTGTTCAATTGACTAGTGTCTGTGGAGAATAA
- a CDS encoding fimbrial protein encodes MKPIIKNSLALMLLLFPVAEVMAQQTVKCYVSGPPDNQTMSIGGAIHVGADMPVGSVVYQGKIDIASYTYNYTCAFNVPSTGLGKYYFLERQEVKLLSMRGTPAVGAGIPPNVYKTNNPGLGIVFYTNRNRNNSLTPNIAKLSWEGNRELIEKNRESMEYWAHPILNYSLIKLGPIQPGIFDLSNIARMQLDVNYPEKDKVLAEGFPFIAAYMNITGSVSVTASSCKTQDYTVELGKHEISTLPAKGSSTKWINSDINLYNCPAFRGYYSGGKGDVLTTERGQTFPDRDPNEIRVTIKPVNPAIPEYPGTFKINDVPGAAKGVGIQLAFGDVGEDFVKFNTPTAFAQPVTEKAGTVSIPLRARYLRVDDRISAGIANGAATFMIEYY; translated from the coding sequence ATGAAGCCGATTATTAAAAACTCATTAGCCTTAATGCTTCTACTTTTTCCTGTTGCGGAGGTCATGGCACAACAAACAGTCAAATGTTATGTTAGTGGTCCTCCAGATAATCAGACTATGTCCATTGGTGGCGCAATTCATGTTGGTGCTGATATGCCAGTAGGCTCTGTTGTTTACCAAGGTAAAATCGATATTGCTAGTTATACATACAACTATACCTGTGCATTTAATGTGCCTTCAACAGGATTAGGAAAATATTACTTTTTAGAAAGGCAAGAGGTAAAATTATTAAGTATGAGAGGAACACCTGCTGTTGGCGCAGGTATTCCTCCTAATGTCTATAAAACCAATAACCCAGGTCTTGGTATTGTATTTTATACAAATAGAAATAGAAATAATTCACTAACACCTAATATTGCTAAACTCTCTTGGGAAGGAAATCGTGAACTTATTGAAAAAAATAGAGAAAGTATGGAATATTGGGCGCACCCAATATTAAATTATTCTTTAATTAAATTAGGTCCTATTCAGCCAGGTATATTTGATTTAAGCAATATTGCAAGAATGCAACTTGATGTGAACTATCCCGAAAAAGATAAGGTTCTAGCAGAAGGATTCCCTTTTATAGCCGCATATATGAATATTACAGGTTCGGTTAGTGTTACCGCTTCAAGTTGTAAAACACAAGACTACACCGTGGAATTAGGCAAACATGAAATATCTACCTTACCTGCAAAAGGTAGTTCAACCAAATGGATAAATTCTGATATTAATTTATACAATTGTCCTGCGTTTCGAGGTTACTATTCTGGTGGCAAAGGAGATGTATTAACCACAGAGAGAGGACAAACATTCCCTGATCGTGATCCTAATGAGATTAGAGTGACCATCAAGCCTGTAAATCCAGCTATTCCTGAATATCCTGGTACTTTTAAAATTAATGATGTACCCGGAGCGGCTAAAGGTGTCGGTATCCAACTTGCATTTGGTGATGTCGGCGAAGATTTTGTTAAATTTAATACACCAACCGCCTTTGCACAGCCAGTTACAGAAAAAGCAGGCACTGTAAGCATTCCATTGCGTGCGCGGTATCTTCGTGTCGATGACAGAATATCCGCAGGTATCGCCAATGGTGCTGCAACCTTTATGATTGAATATTATTAA
- a CDS encoding methyl-accepting chemotaxis protein: protein MSIKRSAKIGSSALLLIFILSSVLSTFFIYKMKNNFTQVETLLTRYTDVLMARYQLATMRSNVNFLMRDTAETNTKGAEIIEKNKKIAVSAKRAMDIWVKEKKVTVEAQKSADEIAKLFYSLIDRLLIASNGLEAIHIKDTEFANDFDRLDHLFDNYVSIKAKNSAGLRNRQDTMVQLSIYSTLISLLILFIILYFVIRWINKTFIYNLNALSNMLNKVGKGELVFALPKIKKDEFGELFLHVSDMQKALTSTILTVKRETLEIKRGASEISSGNQELSARTEEQASALQQTAASMEEIRTAVANNTENTQEANEIINQSNDIVIDGASVMKEAISSMKKIEQGALKVGEINEVINNLASQTNILALNAAVEAARAGEQGRGFTVVAVEVRNLAAKSADAAKEISQILKASIKDVAEGTALVNKTGKHMQEIVSSIAKVNNIMQGISLASEEQRVGIEQIAVAINQMDTVVQQNASLVDNGASSMMMLDEKAQVLMDNVAVFQIEEQAL, encoded by the coding sequence ATGAGTATTAAACGAAGTGCTAAAATAGGCTCCTCTGCACTGTTATTAATTTTTATTTTATCTTCTGTATTATCTACATTTTTCATCTACAAAATGAAAAATAATTTCACCCAAGTGGAAACATTGTTAACACGTTACACCGATGTATTGATGGCACGTTATCAATTAGCAACGATGCGTTCTAATGTGAACTTTTTGATGCGAGATACAGCAGAGACAAATACTAAAGGTGCTGAAATTATTGAGAAAAATAAAAAGATTGCGGTAAGTGCTAAACGTGCAATGGATATATGGGTAAAAGAAAAAAAAGTCACAGTAGAAGCACAAAAAAGTGCGGATGAAATAGCAAAGTTATTTTATAGTTTAATTGATAGACTTTTGATTGCGTCAAATGGCTTAGAAGCAATACATATAAAAGATACAGAATTTGCCAATGACTTTGATAGATTAGATCATCTATTTGATAACTATGTTTCTATTAAAGCTAAAAACAGTGCTGGACTCAGAAATAGACAAGATACTATGGTTCAGCTTTCTATTTACTCCACGCTCATCTCATTATTAATTCTATTTATTATTTTATATTTTGTTATTCGTTGGATAAACAAAACCTTTATTTATAACCTTAATGCATTGTCTAATATGTTAAATAAAGTTGGTAAAGGGGAATTAGTTTTCGCTTTACCTAAAATAAAAAAAGATGAATTTGGTGAGTTATTTTTACATGTTAGTGATATGCAAAAAGCGTTAACCTCTACCATTCTTACTGTAAAAAGAGAAACATTAGAGATAAAACGGGGAGCTTCTGAAATTTCATCAGGTAATCAGGAACTCTCTGCCCGTACTGAAGAGCAAGCTAGCGCATTGCAACAAACCGCAGCCAGTATGGAAGAGATTAGAACCGCTGTAGCCAATAACACCGAAAATACCCAAGAAGCCAATGAGATTATTAATCAATCTAATGACATTGTTATAGATGGTGCAAGTGTAATGAAAGAAGCTATCTCATCGATGAAAAAAATAGAGCAAGGTGCGTTAAAAGTGGGTGAGATTAACGAAGTGATTAATAATCTTGCGAGCCAAACGAATATTTTAGCGCTAAATGCTGCGGTAGAAGCTGCAAGAGCTGGGGAACAAGGGCGAGGTTTTACCGTTGTTGCGGTGGAAGTACGAAATTTAGCGGCTAAAAGTGCAGATGCCGCAAAAGAGATCAGTCAGATATTAAAAGCATCTATAAAAGATGTCGCTGAAGGAACCGCTCTCGTGAATAAAACGGGAAAACATATGCAAGAGATCGTTTCTTCAATTGCAAAAGTAAACAATATTATGCAAGGGATAAGTCTTGCTTCAGAAGAGCAACGGGTTGGCATTGAACAAATTGCGGTAGCGATTAATCAGATGGATACGGTTGTGCAACAAAATGCCTCTTTAGTGGATAATGGCGCATCTTCAATGATGATGTTAGACGAGAAAGCGCAGGTATTGATGGATAATGTGGCCGTTTTTCAAATAGAAGAACAAGCATTATAA
- a CDS encoding HAD family hydrolase has product MQPQFENAKNTVKTLSVFDFDGTLTYHDSFIPFLKFAFGKRKFSRRLIKMVLPTLRCFRRKLTRDELKEVLIKTFLTDIEEQWLKEKAEAFCQLYWAKLMRPTGLLAVAEEVNNNAEVTICSASPAMVLQPFADRLGIKLIGTTLEVVDGKLTGKIIGNNCRCGEKIKRLEAVYGDLTQYHLRAWGDSRGDHELLFAAQDPHWRHFHTGRRKSKNSPIKIEIKK; this is encoded by the coding sequence ATGCAACCCCAATTTGAAAACGCGAAAAACACCGTAAAAACGTTATCAGTGTTTGATTTTGATGGCACGCTAACCTATCACGACAGTTTTATTCCTTTTCTAAAATTTGCCTTTGGTAAACGTAAATTCTCACGCCGTTTAATTAAAATGGTATTACCGACATTACGTTGCTTTAGACGCAAGCTCACGCGTGATGAGCTAAAAGAAGTGCTGATAAAAACCTTCCTAACCGATATAGAAGAGCAATGGTTAAAAGAAAAAGCCGAAGCATTTTGTCAGCTTTACTGGGCTAAATTAATGCGCCCTACTGGCTTGTTAGCCGTTGCAGAAGAAGTAAATAACAATGCTGAAGTGACAATTTGCTCTGCATCACCAGCAATGGTATTACAACCATTTGCTGATCGCTTAGGGATTAAATTAATTGGTACAACACTCGAAGTGGTTGATGGAAAGCTGACAGGCAAAATTATTGGTAATAACTGCCGTTGTGGTGAAAAAATAAAACGATTAGAAGCGGTATACGGTGACTTAACACAATACCATTTAAGAGCGTGGGGAGATTCTCGTGGCGATCATGAACTGCTTTTTGCTGCGCAAGATCCTCATTGGCGCCACTTTCATACGGGTCGTCGTAAATCTAAAAATTCACCCATCAAGATAGAAATAAAAAAATAA
- a CDS encoding TerD family protein translates to MAVSLVKGGNVSLTKEAPTMSVAMVGLGWDARVTDGAEFDLDASVFMVGEDGKVLSDASFIFFNNKVSQCGSVEHQGDNRTGEGDGDDEQVKITLSKVPAEVKKLVFAVTIYEAESRKQNFGMVSNSFMRVYNNDNNTEIARFDLSEDASTETAMIFGELYRHGTEWKFKAVGQGFAGGLGALASQHGVNI, encoded by the coding sequence ATGGCAGTTTCCCTTGTTAAAGGTGGTAATGTTTCTCTGACTAAAGAAGCACCAACAATGTCGGTTGCTATGGTTGGTCTAGGATGGGATGCCCGCGTGACTGATGGCGCAGAGTTCGATTTAGATGCGTCAGTATTCATGGTAGGTGAAGATGGAAAAGTACTTTCAGATGCAAGTTTTATCTTCTTTAATAACAAAGTGAGTCAATGTGGAAGCGTTGAACACCAAGGAGATAACCGTACTGGGGAAGGCGATGGTGATGATGAACAAGTAAAAATCACCCTATCAAAAGTCCCTGCTGAAGTGAAAAAACTGGTATTCGCAGTCACTATTTATGAAGCGGAAAGCCGTAAACAAAACTTCGGTATGGTCAGCAACAGTTTTATGCGCGTTTATAACAACGACAATAATACTGAAATTGCACGCTTTGATCTTTCTGAAGATGCATCAACAGAAACTGCAATGATCTTTGGTGAGTTATATCGCCATGGTACAGAGTGGAAATTTAAAGCGGTAGGTCAAGGTTTTGCGGGTGGTTTAGGTGCGTTAGCATCACAACACGGCGTGAATATCTAA
- a CDS encoding TerD family protein encodes MSVSLSKGGNVSLSKAAPTMKNVLVGLGWDARSTDGQDFDLDASVFLLAANGKVRSDADFIFYNNLRSADGSVVHTGDNRTGEGDGDDEALKIKLDMIPNDVDKVIFVVTIHDAQARRQSFGQVSGAFIRLVNDDNQIEVARYDLTEDASTETAMLFGELYRHGTEWKFRAVGQGYAGGLGSVCAQYGINAS; translated from the coding sequence ATGAGCGTTTCTCTTTCTAAAGGTGGTAATGTCTCTCTGAGCAAAGCAGCCCCAACGATGAAAAACGTCCTTGTCGGACTTGGTTGGGATGCCCGTTCTACAGATGGTCAAGATTTTGACTTAGATGCATCTGTATTTCTGTTAGCTGCAAATGGAAAAGTGCGTAGCGATGCCGATTTCATTTTTTATAACAATTTAAGATCTGCTGATGGCTCTGTCGTTCATACCGGTGATAACCGCACAGGTGAAGGCGATGGTGATGATGAAGCGCTGAAAATCAAATTAGACATGATCCCAAATGATGTCGATAAGGTGATCTTTGTTGTCACAATCCATGATGCGCAAGCACGCCGCCAAAGCTTTGGCCAAGTATCGGGTGCATTTATTCGTTTAGTTAATGATGACAACCAAATTGAAGTTGCTCGTTATGACTTAACGGAAGATGCATCAACAGAAACTGCAATGTTATTTGGTGAGTTATATCGCCACGGTACAGAGTGGAAATTCCGTGCAGTAGGCCAAGGTTACGCGGGTGGTTTAGGTTCAGTTTGTGCTCAATACGGTATTAATGCCTCTTGA
- a CDS encoding TerC/Alx family metal homeostasis membrane protein produces MVSTHIGFPTETVIVFVVLAIGAIFIDLFMHRADKPITLKNAIFWSIFWVAVAMAFAGFLYVHHGAEVASLFVTGYALEKVLSVDNLFVMMAIFSWFAVPDRFRHRVLYWGIIGAIVFRGIFVAIGTGLLSLGPYVEIVFALIVAWTAVMMLKSGDDSEEIEDYSQHLAYRLVKRFFPIWPKITGHAFLLTQKEVDAELAKPENKEITIGRGTKAALYATPLMLCVAVVELSDVMFAFDSVPAIIAVSREPLIVYSAMMFAILGLRTLYFVLEALKQYLVYLEKAVIVLLFFIAAKLGLNATDHIWQHGYSISATTSLFVVLGVLALGIIASFVFPEKKDDKGKTN; encoded by the coding sequence ATGGTATCCACACATATTGGTTTTCCGACAGAAACTGTCATTGTCTTTGTTGTACTTGCGATTGGCGCTATTTTTATCGACTTATTTATGCATCGTGCAGATAAGCCGATAACGTTAAAGAATGCCATATTCTGGTCTATATTCTGGGTTGCCGTTGCAATGGCATTCGCAGGATTCCTTTATGTTCACCATGGTGCAGAAGTTGCGAGCTTATTCGTAACAGGTTATGCATTAGAGAAAGTGCTCTCCGTTGATAACTTGTTTGTCATGATGGCGATTTTCTCTTGGTTTGCCGTACCTGATCGCTTCCGTCACCGCGTTCTTTATTGGGGGATCATCGGTGCTATCGTTTTCCGTGGGATCTTTGTTGCCATCGGTACAGGGCTGTTAAGTTTAGGACCATATGTTGAGATAGTATTTGCCTTAATCGTTGCTTGGACGGCAGTTATGATGCTGAAAAGCGGTGATGATAGTGAAGAGATTGAAGACTATTCACAACATCTTGCTTATCGCTTAGTAAAACGATTTTTCCCTATATGGCCAAAAATTACTGGGCATGCATTCTTACTAACACAAAAAGAAGTTGATGCTGAATTAGCAAAACCAGAGAACAAAGAAATTACTATCGGTCGTGGTACAAAAGCCGCGTTATATGCAACACCACTTATGCTGTGTGTGGCTGTGGTAGAGCTTTCCGATGTGATGTTTGCTTTCGACTCGGTTCCCGCTATTATCGCAGTAAGCCGTGAACCCCTCATTGTTTATAGTGCAATGATGTTTGCAATCTTAGGCTTACGTACGCTCTACTTCGTGTTAGAAGCGTTGAAACAGTATCTGGTTTACCTTGAAAAAGCGGTTATTGTGTTGTTGTTCTTTATTGCTGCAAAACTAGGTTTAAATGCAACAGATCATATCTGGCAACATGGATACAGCATCTCCGCGACAACTAGCTTATTTGTTGTGCTAGGTGTTCTTGCTCTGGGTATTATTGCAAGCTTTGTATTCCCAGAGAAAAAAGATGATAAAGGTAAGACAAATTAA
- a CDS encoding tellurite resistance TerB family protein yields the protein MSFFNKLKEGFNTGRSELTKQVARFKNKKFMQGTVAVCAQIAIASDGVSSEEKQKMLGFLKASDELKVFDTSEVIEFFNKLILSFEFDTEVGKGETMKYILAMKDQPEAAQLAIRVGIAVAKSDGDFDNDEKEAVRAIAIALGFQPAEFGL from the coding sequence ATGAGTTTTTTTAACAAATTAAAAGAAGGTTTTAATACAGGACGTTCTGAGTTAACCAAGCAAGTTGCTCGCTTTAAAAACAAAAAATTTATGCAAGGCACTGTTGCGGTTTGCGCGCAAATCGCCATTGCTAGTGACGGTGTGAGTTCTGAAGAAAAACAGAAGATGCTTGGTTTTTTAAAAGCATCAGATGAACTTAAAGTTTTTGATACTTCTGAAGTTATCGAATTCTTTAATAAGCTAATCCTGAGTTTCGAATTCGATACCGAAGTCGGTAAAGGTGAAACCATGAAGTATATTCTGGCAATGAAAGATCAGCCAGAAGCTGCGCAATTAGCTATTCGTGTCGGTATTGCTGTTGCGAAAAGTGATGGTGATTTTGACAATGATGAAAAAGAAGCGGTGCGCGCTATTGCCATTGCATTAGGCTTTCAGCCCGCAGAATTTGGTTTGTAA
- a CDS encoding TerD family protein, which translates to MNMTPGGNVPVPNQTLIIRIQSGAPVDVSAFRLYASGKVNGDTDMVFYGQTANDDRTIIYATAGNSTSFTVDLTRLRPDVEKIAFTATCEGQQTIANLQRLSIQVDANNEVVANGNVDINGRPEAALILGELYRRNGSWKFRFIAQGFNGGLKPLAEHFGVDIADSAPAPAPAPAPKPVPAPSSVNLSKVSLTKEKPAISLTKKDDFGKIRINLDWHRESKSGGSGLLGGLFGGNKGIDLDIGAFVELQQGHKSVIQALGNGFGDFNRIPYVELQGDDRTGDVAGGEWIFVNGREWKNIKQVLIFAFIYEGVPNWSKTDGVVTIHVPDQPPIETRLTDGNNGRNMCAIARLVNENGSIKVERLNEFFKGHRDMDNAYGWGFRWTAGSK; encoded by the coding sequence ATGAATATGACTCCAGGTGGGAACGTACCTGTTCCGAATCAAACATTAATCATTAGAATTCAATCAGGTGCGCCTGTTGATGTGTCTGCTTTTAGACTTTATGCATCAGGTAAAGTGAATGGCGACACCGATATGGTGTTTTATGGACAGACCGCTAATGATGATCGCACCATTATTTATGCAACAGCAGGAAACAGCACATCTTTCACGGTGGATCTAACGCGTTTACGCCCAGATGTTGAAAAAATTGCGTTTACAGCGACTTGTGAAGGTCAACAAACTATCGCAAATTTACAACGATTATCAATTCAAGTTGATGCTAATAACGAAGTTGTAGCGAACGGTAATGTTGATATTAACGGTCGTCCTGAAGCGGCATTAATTTTAGGTGAATTGTATCGTCGTAATGGGAGTTGGAAGTTCCGTTTTATCGCTCAAGGGTTTAACGGTGGTTTAAAGCCATTAGCTGAACATTTTGGTGTTGATATTGCAGACTCAGCACCAGCACCAGCACCAGCACCAGCACCGAAACCAGTGCCAGCGCCAAGTTCGGTGAACTTAAGTAAGGTTTCTTTAACTAAAGAGAAACCGGCAATCAGCCTAACGAAGAAAGACGACTTCGGTAAAATTCGGATCAACCTTGATTGGCATCGTGAAAGCAAAAGTGGAGGCTCTGGGCTATTAGGTGGATTGTTCGGTGGCAATAAAGGTATCGATTTAGATATCGGTGCTTTTGTTGAACTTCAGCAAGGACATAAGTCCGTTATTCAAGCATTAGGAAACGGATTTGGTGATTTTAATCGTATTCCTTATGTTGAATTACAAGGTGATGATCGTACTGGAGACGTTGCTGGTGGTGAATGGATCTTTGTAAATGGACGTGAATGGAAAAATATTAAGCAAGTGCTGATTTTCGCGTTTATTTATGAAGGCGTACCAAATTGGAGCAAGACTGATGGTGTGGTTACCATTCATGTGCCGGATCAACCGCCTATCGAAACTCGCTTAACTGATGGTAATAATGGTCGCAATATGTGTGCGATTGCCCGACTCGTTAATGAGAACGGATCAATAAAAGTTGAACGTCTCAATGAATTTTTTAAAGGCCACCGCGATATGGATAATGCCTATGGGTGGGGATTTCGCTGGACAGCGGGTTCTAAGTGA
- a CDS encoding TerD family protein, translating to MVSLSKNQTVSLSKQAPALSHLMFGLGWDPIKKKGLLGSLFGGGGSIDLDASCVLLDASGNQIDTIWFRKLKSSCQSVIHSGDNLTGDGDGDDETIFVDLARLSANVEYLVFTVNSFRGQTFNEVENAFCRVVDKATNKELVRYTLTEQGSHTGIVIASLQRNHGQWDFTAFGAPCKGRVINDMMPDIVATVVR from the coding sequence ATGGTTTCATTAAGCAAGAATCAAACAGTTTCTCTCAGTAAACAAGCACCTGCACTGAGCCATTTAATGTTTGGTTTAGGCTGGGATCCGATTAAGAAAAAAGGATTATTAGGCAGTCTTTTTGGTGGCGGTGGTTCTATTGATTTAGATGCAAGTTGCGTATTGCTTGACGCAAGTGGTAATCAAATCGATACCATTTGGTTTAGAAAATTAAAATCAAGCTGTCAGTCAGTTATTCACTCTGGTGATAACTTAACAGGTGACGGCGATGGTGATGATGAAACAATTTTCGTTGATTTAGCCCGTTTATCGGCAAATGTTGAATATTTGGTATTCACAGTAAACAGTTTCCGTGGACAAACATTTAATGAAGTTGAAAACGCATTCTGTCGAGTTGTTGATAAAGCAACGAATAAAGAGCTGGTGCGTTATACCTTAACAGAGCAAGGCTCTCATACAGGTATCGTGATTGCTTCTTTACAACGTAATCATGGTCAATGGGATTTCACTGCGTTTGGTGCGCCTTGTAAAGGCCGTGTTATTAACGACATGATGCCTGATATTGTGGCTACGGTGGTGCGATAA